In one window of Sandaracinaceae bacterium DNA:
- a CDS encoding TetR/AcrR family transcriptional regulator, which produces MTPSRPPPPSAPANQREAAKQATQQAVLAEARNAFDELGFERANLREIAARAGVSAPTVLHYYGDKRGLLHAALYEDLETALSDAIEAARRKRSLATQLGALTAAMFAFYEARPALSRVALKESLFADPPWAQRFAAQTERASHAVAALAARARERGELTAGCDPTLLSVTYLSIFYFALIAWVQRTVSDPTALVAHQVNQLLRNHSPKRRDP; this is translated from the coding sequence GTGACCCCGTCCCGTCCACCACCCCCCAGCGCCCCCGCGAACCAACGCGAAGCCGCCAAGCAAGCCACGCAGCAGGCCGTCCTGGCCGAGGCGCGCAACGCCTTCGACGAGCTGGGCTTCGAGCGTGCCAATCTGCGCGAGATCGCCGCGCGCGCGGGCGTGTCGGCGCCCACGGTGCTGCACTACTACGGCGACAAGCGCGGGCTGCTGCACGCGGCGCTGTACGAGGACCTCGAGACCGCGCTCTCGGACGCCATCGAGGCCGCGCGACGCAAGCGCTCGCTCGCCACGCAGCTGGGCGCGCTCACCGCCGCGATGTTCGCGTTCTACGAAGCGCGCCCCGCGCTCTCACGGGTGGCGCTGAAGGAGTCCCTCTTCGCCGACCCGCCCTGGGCGCAGCGCTTCGCCGCCCAGACCGAGCGCGCCAGCCACGCCGTGGCCGCGCTGGCCGCACGCGCGCGCGAACGCGGCGAGCTGACCGCCGGCTGCGACCCCACTCTGCTGTCGGTCACCTACCTGTCCATCTTCTACTTCGCGCTCATCGCGTGGGTACAGCGCACGGTCTCGGACCCCACCGCGCTCGTCGCCCACCAAGTAAATCAGCTGCTGCGCAACCACTCGCCGAAGCGGAGAGACCCATGA
- a CDS encoding HipA domain-containing protein has product MTAEYEVRLHGLVVGTLAEDPRGRWSLRFTDAYRSHHPRPVLGQKFEDDLTRAYRGKDPGDLPPFFANLVPDQEGELRPVLEQALGLAPGDDLSLLSALGRDLPGAVEVRLLSASGVEEPSHLDDAIGPAVPGARDQESMRFSLAGVQLKFSVLLAEEKISLPAHGALGEWLVKLDSKRFPKIPENEAAMMRWAREAGFDVPEFRLLSATDLAGSLGAYAPPDTSVLAVRRYDRTPAGGKVHQEDFAQVVNLAPLHRYDHVSYDQMARIIEQIMGGPARDEFIRRLVLMVACGNGDAHLKNWSLLYRDAVRPSLAPLYDQVATVAWPELSRTLALNLASTKPFSQLDAATFDRLAGRIQVSPDHVRGLVDSTLARLAGAWKTVVAARDFCLPEDHRERLMEHWRATPLLRTSALVRA; this is encoded by the coding sequence ATGACCGCCGAGTACGAGGTGCGCTTGCATGGCTTGGTGGTGGGGACCCTCGCCGAGGACCCTCGCGGCCGCTGGTCGCTGCGCTTCACCGACGCCTACCGAAGCCACCACCCGCGTCCCGTGCTCGGCCAAAAGTTCGAGGACGATCTGACCCGTGCCTACCGGGGCAAGGACCCAGGCGACCTTCCGCCGTTCTTCGCCAACCTCGTGCCCGACCAAGAGGGCGAGCTGCGACCCGTCCTCGAGCAAGCCCTCGGACTCGCCCCCGGCGATGACCTGTCGCTGCTCAGCGCGCTGGGGCGCGACCTCCCTGGCGCCGTCGAAGTGCGGCTGCTGAGCGCGTCGGGCGTCGAGGAGCCTTCGCACCTCGACGATGCCATCGGGCCGGCCGTGCCCGGCGCGCGCGACCAAGAGTCCATGCGGTTCTCTCTGGCAGGTGTGCAGCTCAAGTTCTCCGTGTTGCTCGCGGAGGAGAAGATCTCCCTGCCAGCTCACGGTGCCCTTGGCGAATGGCTGGTCAAGCTGGACTCGAAGCGCTTTCCCAAGATCCCAGAGAACGAAGCCGCGATGATGCGTTGGGCACGGGAAGCGGGCTTCGACGTGCCCGAGTTTCGACTCCTGTCAGCCACCGACCTCGCGGGCAGCTTGGGCGCATACGCGCCGCCGGACACCTCCGTGTTGGCGGTGCGCAGGTACGACCGTACGCCAGCCGGAGGCAAGGTCCATCAGGAGGACTTCGCGCAGGTCGTGAACCTCGCACCCCTCCACCGCTACGACCACGTCAGCTACGACCAGATGGCCCGCATCATCGAGCAGATCATGGGTGGACCGGCTCGCGACGAGTTCATTCGCCGCCTGGTGCTGATGGTCGCGTGCGGCAACGGCGACGCACACCTCAAGAACTGGTCGTTGCTCTATCGCGACGCGGTGCGGCCTTCCCTTGCGCCGCTGTACGACCAGGTGGCCACGGTAGCGTGGCCCGAGCTGTCGCGTACGCTGGCGCTCAACCTGGCATCCACCAAGCCGTTCTCGCAGCTGGACGCGGCCACCTTCGACCGGTTGGCGGGACGCATCCAAGTCAGCCCAGACCATGTCCGGGGGCTGGTCGACAGCACGCTGGCGCGGCTCGCCGGAGCCTGGAAGACCGTCGTCGCGGCTCGTGATTTCTGTCTGCCCGAAGACCACCGTGAGCGGCTCATGGAGCATTGGCGAGCGACGCCTCTGTTGCGCACCAGCGCTCTGGTCCGCGCGTGA
- a CDS encoding DUF262 domain-containing protein: protein MSTPLPALAAENKTIPELTSWVLAGHLRIVVPQALLVWKASDVLKLLDSVYRGYPIGSLLLHQRPGPAKRFELGPLVIHAREEQHALDVVDGQQRLVSLTASLARPSPLPRTPTDPYVVYFDAAQDSFTAPPKRGVIPTWWVPVNELLDGPRLEQWIARWKHGTDPELSRTVRTAGARIRAYEVPAYVVDVGPHESDVLREIFHRVNSAGKRLSWEVVHDALYGQQEADSPSTLRGLGDALARQGMGRLPSSDLLRCLVALEGHDVTRSLDAHHRHDPAFLAGTAERARPALARVLDFLRQHAGVPHLHLLPRTTVLSILTRFFHLHPEPSARSLTLLSRWVWRTLLSDSPLDDRRFERTGVRIVSAHEEETVRQLLALVGKQPTVPTVPQRFDARAAESRLCVLALASLHPRDLVTAQPLDVAALIDSERTRAFRRLVGGKGQLQGSPANRALLPGAGIARSALSTTAYDATVMASHAISEEAHHALRRGEVGTFLALREATLNAVLQPFTERMAAWTLSDRPSIDYLLQASA from the coding sequence ATGTCCACCCCGCTCCCTGCGCTGGCCGCCGAGAACAAGACCATTCCCGAGCTCACCAGCTGGGTCTTGGCAGGACACCTGCGTATCGTCGTGCCCCAAGCGCTGCTGGTCTGGAAAGCCAGCGACGTCCTGAAGCTGCTCGACAGCGTCTACCGGGGCTACCCCATCGGGTCGCTGCTACTGCATCAGCGACCCGGTCCGGCCAAGCGCTTCGAGCTCGGTCCGCTCGTCATCCACGCGCGGGAGGAACAGCACGCACTCGATGTCGTCGATGGTCAGCAGCGCCTCGTGAGCCTGACGGCCAGCTTGGCGCGACCTTCCCCCCTGCCGCGCACCCCGACGGACCCGTACGTGGTGTACTTCGACGCGGCGCAAGACAGCTTCACCGCGCCACCGAAGCGCGGGGTCATCCCGACCTGGTGGGTCCCCGTGAACGAGCTGCTGGATGGCCCACGCCTGGAGCAGTGGATCGCGCGCTGGAAGCACGGCACAGACCCCGAGCTGAGCCGCACCGTACGCACGGCGGGCGCGCGCATCCGCGCGTACGAGGTGCCCGCCTACGTGGTGGACGTGGGCCCGCACGAGTCGGACGTGCTGCGCGAGATCTTCCACCGCGTGAACAGCGCCGGAAAGCGCCTGTCGTGGGAGGTGGTCCACGACGCGCTCTACGGCCAGCAAGAGGCCGATTCTCCCTCGACCCTGCGAGGGCTCGGCGACGCGCTCGCTCGGCAAGGCATGGGACGGCTCCCGTCCAGCGACCTGCTGCGCTGCTTGGTGGCCCTCGAAGGACATGACGTGACGCGCAGCCTCGACGCGCATCACCGCCACGATCCGGCGTTCCTCGCGGGTACTGCCGAAAGAGCACGCCCTGCGCTCGCGCGCGTGCTGGACTTCCTCCGTCAGCACGCCGGAGTGCCCCACCTGCATCTGCTCCCACGCACGACCGTGCTCTCGATCCTCACGCGCTTCTTTCACCTGCACCCAGAGCCCAGCGCGCGGTCGCTCACGCTGCTGTCGCGTTGGGTGTGGCGCACGCTGCTGAGCGACTCGCCCTTGGACGATCGACGCTTCGAACGCACTGGGGTGCGCATCGTGAGCGCGCACGAAGAGGAGACCGTGCGCCAGCTGCTGGCCCTGGTAGGGAAGCAGCCGACCGTGCCCACCGTCCCGCAGCGCTTCGACGCTCGCGCGGCGGAGAGCCGACTGTGCGTGCTCGCGCTGGCGAGCCTCCACCCGCGCGACCTCGTGACGGCACAGCCGCTCGACGTGGCCGCGTTGATCGACTCGGAGCGCACGCGCGCGTTCCGGCGTCTTGTCGGTGGCAAGGGACAGCTTCAGGGGAGCCCCGCCAACCGCGCGCTGCTACCGGGCGCGGGCATCGCCCGATCCGCGTTGTCGACCACGGCATACGACGCCACCGTCATGGCCTCCCACGCCATCTCGGAGGAAGCGCACCACGCGCTGCGCCGGGGGGAGGTGGGCACGTTCCTCGCGCTCCGAGAGGCCACCCTCAACGCCGTGTTGCAGCCGTTCACCGAGCGCATGGCGGCGTGGACCCTGTCCGACCGCCCGTCCATCGACTACTTGCTGCAAGCGTCTGCATGA
- a CDS encoding potassium channel protein codes for MLQVPRSRSRLPRDVRSPLGGGLRRLRLSAAAMVTVLTVSSAGYWVLGQLHAHEVLAPAIPAPWRPFDCLYMTVITVSTIGYTETLPLPQGVTMEDFEDVRFYTMGVVLFAMLVVGFAVSSGTAFLVEGDLQRYWARRRSMIETSKLSGHFIVCGGGVTGEVILDELLATRHAAVVVDIDEARLEQLRTTRGVPVVLGDATTDEVLLQAGIERAAGLAAALPGDKDNVFLIITAKRLRTHPGMRIVSLASADAVSENLRAAGADAVVSASTIGGMRLASELFRPQVVSFLDLMLRGHEEPIRFAQMPVGAAWDGKTLSTLGAHERFGLPVLALLPEGETEFLFNPGADQRLAANMTLVTLGSPAQLSALERALGASTAEAG; via the coding sequence GTGCTGCAAGTCCCGCGCTCTCGGTCTCGGCTCCCGCGTGACGTGCGCTCGCCGCTCGGAGGGGGGCTGCGCCGGCTGCGGCTGTCGGCGGCCGCGATGGTGACCGTGCTCACCGTCAGCTCGGCGGGCTACTGGGTCCTGGGGCAGCTGCACGCGCACGAGGTGCTCGCGCCCGCCATCCCCGCGCCGTGGCGCCCCTTCGACTGCCTCTACATGACCGTCATCACGGTCTCCACCATCGGCTACACGGAGACCCTGCCGTTGCCGCAGGGCGTGACCATGGAGGACTTCGAGGACGTGCGCTTCTACACCATGGGCGTCGTGCTGTTCGCGATGCTGGTGGTGGGCTTCGCCGTCTCGTCGGGGACGGCGTTCCTGGTGGAGGGCGACCTGCAGCGCTACTGGGCGAGGAGGCGATCGATGATCGAGACGAGCAAGCTGAGCGGGCACTTCATCGTGTGCGGCGGGGGCGTGACGGGCGAGGTCATCCTCGACGAGCTGCTGGCGACGCGCCACGCGGCGGTCGTGGTGGACATCGACGAGGCGCGCCTCGAGCAGCTGCGGACGACGCGCGGTGTGCCGGTGGTCCTGGGGGACGCCACCACCGACGAGGTGTTGCTGCAGGCCGGCATCGAGCGCGCGGCGGGGCTCGCGGCGGCGCTACCCGGGGACAAGGACAACGTCTTCCTCATCATCACGGCCAAGCGGCTGCGGACCCACCCCGGCATGCGCATCGTCTCGCTGGCCAGCGCCGACGCGGTCAGCGAGAACCTGCGCGCGGCGGGCGCGGACGCGGTCGTGTCGGCGTCCACCATCGGCGGCATGCGCCTCGCGTCGGAGCTCTTTCGGCCGCAGGTGGTGAGCTTCTTGGACCTGATGCTGCGTGGGCACGAGGAGCCCATCCGCTTTGCACAGATGCCCGTCGGCGCGGCCTGGGACGGCAAGACCCTGTCCACGCTGGGCGCCCACGAGCGCTTCGGGCTGCCCGTGCTGGCCCTGCTCCCCGAGGGCGAGACGGAGTTCCTGTTCAACCCGGGCGCGGACCAACGCTTGGCCGCGAACATGACGCTGGTCACCCTGGGGTCGCCCGCCCAGCTGAGCGCGCTCGAGCGGGCCCTCGGGGCGTCCACCGCCGAAGCCGGCTGA
- a CDS encoding alpha/beta hydrolase, protein MSTLFKNAEARERMLGWYERIRTDIPVPTTTQRVATSFGETHVLSAGPEDAPPLVILHGAMATSALLLRELVHLTDRFRVHAVDVLGQSVMSADTRLPVKGDAHARWLGEVLDGLALPSTLLLGVSWGGFVAQRFAAYAPDRVARLALLVPAGLVNGSALEGVTKLAWPMARFRWSPTENNRDRFLGNLLTTTDDDWRDYLNVAFQSYRMNMEVPPLARPSDFAALAAPVFVMAAEHDHSFPGERLLARAAELFPTLSHAELLAGAKHSPPTTPAFRRELGAKLLTFLEPASQSSAA, encoded by the coding sequence ATGAGCACCTTGTTCAAGAACGCCGAGGCCCGCGAGCGCATGCTCGGCTGGTACGAGCGCATCCGCACCGACATCCCCGTCCCCACCACCACGCAGCGCGTGGCCACCTCGTTCGGTGAGACGCACGTGCTCAGCGCTGGCCCCGAAGACGCCCCCCCGCTGGTCATCCTGCACGGCGCCATGGCCACCTCCGCGCTGCTGCTGCGCGAGCTGGTGCACCTGACCGACCGCTTCCGCGTGCACGCGGTGGACGTGCTGGGCCAGTCGGTCATGAGCGCCGACACGCGCCTGCCGGTGAAGGGAGACGCCCACGCCCGGTGGCTCGGCGAGGTCCTCGACGGGCTCGCGCTCCCGAGCACGCTGCTGCTCGGCGTCAGCTGGGGCGGCTTCGTGGCGCAGCGCTTCGCCGCGTACGCGCCGGACCGTGTCGCGCGCCTGGCCCTCCTCGTGCCAGCGGGGCTGGTCAACGGCAGCGCGCTCGAGGGTGTGACCAAGCTCGCGTGGCCCATGGCGCGCTTCCGCTGGTCGCCCACCGAGAACAACCGCGACCGCTTCCTGGGCAACCTGCTGACCACCACCGACGACGACTGGCGCGACTACCTGAACGTCGCGTTCCAGAGCTACCGGATGAACATGGAGGTCCCGCCGCTGGCGCGCCCCAGCGACTTCGCCGCGCTCGCCGCGCCCGTGTTCGTGATGGCGGCCGAGCACGACCACAGCTTCCCTGGCGAGCGCCTGCTTGCGCGCGCGGCAGAGCTGTTCCCCACGCTCTCGCACGCCGAGCTGCTGGCGGGCGCCAAGCACAGCCCGCCCACGACGCCGGCCTTCCGGCGTGAGCTCGGCGCCAAGCTCCTGACCTTCTTGGAGCCCGCGAGCCAGTCCAGCGCGGCCTGA
- a CDS encoding WYL domain-containing protein, giving the protein MGARSSTETALRVLAALLDEPTWKQAELARHVGVSTQTVKRCLEELEAAGVPLVSDKDHPHVYWSVPRSWLPDGVNLPRELLVDLLRRVARGATGTHDRLLAHLVDATPDLRDMVARVQAAHVADGTGFSSSMMAALEDASDSHAVVLTYRKSRKAPVESRVCSPACFVDRHQHLLARCHTTGRARRFRLDRILAVHTVPGAEHRPLSDDEIKEQLSGAVDGFRSPGSLVSVRFRLMGPASEVGWMIEDLPEDLHVEDIDEGYLVHGQTGALGKLAAKLVTWGAVVRYDDEDLRREARRVVEAAAGVVGETGGVG; this is encoded by the coding sequence ATGGGCGCGCGTTCGAGCACAGAGACAGCGTTGAGGGTGTTGGCGGCGTTGCTGGACGAGCCCACCTGGAAACAGGCCGAGCTGGCGCGCCACGTGGGGGTCTCGACGCAGACCGTGAAGCGCTGCCTCGAGGAGCTCGAAGCGGCCGGGGTGCCGCTCGTGAGCGACAAGGACCACCCCCACGTGTACTGGAGCGTGCCGCGGTCGTGGCTACCCGACGGGGTGAATCTGCCCCGTGAGCTGCTGGTGGACCTGCTGCGGCGTGTGGCCCGCGGGGCGACCGGCACCCACGACCGGCTGCTGGCGCACCTGGTGGATGCCACCCCGGACCTGCGCGACATGGTGGCGCGCGTGCAGGCCGCGCACGTGGCGGACGGCACCGGCTTCTCGTCGAGCATGATGGCCGCGCTCGAGGACGCTTCGGACAGCCACGCCGTGGTGCTCACGTACCGCAAGAGCCGCAAGGCCCCGGTGGAGTCGCGCGTGTGCTCCCCGGCCTGCTTCGTGGACAGGCACCAGCACCTCTTGGCGCGCTGCCACACCACGGGTCGCGCACGGCGCTTCCGGCTGGATCGCATCCTCGCGGTGCACACCGTGCCCGGCGCCGAGCACCGGCCCTTGAGCGACGACGAGATCAAGGAGCAGCTGAGCGGCGCGGTAGACGGCTTCCGCTCGCCCGGATCGCTGGTGTCCGTGCGCTTTCGCCTGATGGGCCCCGCGTCGGAGGTGGGCTGGATGATCGAGGACCTGCCCGAGGACCTGCACGTGGAGGACATCGACGAGGGCTACTTGGTCCACGGCCAGACGGGTGCGCTGGGCAAGCTGGCCGCAAAGCTGGTCACGTGGGGCGCGGTGGTCCGCTACGACGACGAGGACCTGCGGCGCGAGGCGCGACGGGTGGTGGAGGCGGCAGCGGGGGTGGTGGGTGAGACGGGGGGTGTGGGATGA
- a CDS encoding cation:proton antiporter, translating to MHHGPELTVVLVVTLTLVLGAFARGVSQRLNFPYTILMLLIGAVIGVGLRVSAVGGETLAQLHQHPISSDLVIFVFLPALVFESAFALEPHAFRKNLGAVLIYAGPALLVAAGLTAALVVGLTHGTWSWTWPAALVFGALISATDPVAVVAILREVGAPKRLSLLIEGESLLNDGTAIVLFTVLLSAWVSGEALDPAHALGHFAWVVLGGVGVGLALGSVVIAWLDRTFNDPLVEITLTVVTAYAAMIVAEALLHVSGVLAIVTAGILVAGPGRARISPSVAHFLHEFWEMLAYLANTLIFFLVGVLVAANVGVSSLETLWLSALVFVGVVAVRFVVVFAALPLANRTVARPVDARQATLIAWSGLRGAVSLALALLVSQRSDVDPLVGQQILQVTVLVVLGTIVVNGSTTGWLLRRLGLAQEGPAETVAALSAEVSALASVQERAVEAAQRGGLRGLPWPSALAALQTRRLAADTDLRRAHEVLARSGAREIAENAWRAALAIERSTYRREFASGTLGAEALTWLEHELDVHGDLVEAGDFQRVPRLDARPSMRLIDRVLRNLGVPFGRYAFRRMRVRYDIARVCVTAATATERWLAEREGEFPPDVQASLLAAYREYHAEARAALEDLRVNLPEVTEAIERRLLERVMLGFEQQAYAGLDRDGRLAESLALATSKDVQKRLLRLYFQDATVPLRETAELCRSAPLFREVDDDTMRRLAEITVEQVVDPGEWLFHQGDPGDSMFVVARGAVEVLDEGGDEPQRIATLGGGDVLGEMSLLSGEPRNAGARALTLVTVGRVTRSDFERSMEERPAMRDVIWTAYTQHARANATRAEERSS from the coding sequence ATGCACCACGGTCCCGAGCTCACCGTCGTCCTCGTCGTCACCCTCACGTTGGTGCTGGGGGCGTTTGCGCGCGGAGTCAGTCAGCGCCTGAACTTCCCGTACACCATCCTCATGCTGCTGATCGGCGCGGTCATCGGCGTGGGCCTGCGCGTGTCGGCCGTGGGTGGGGAGACGCTGGCGCAGCTGCACCAGCACCCCATCTCGTCGGACCTCGTCATCTTCGTGTTCCTGCCGGCGCTGGTGTTCGAGAGCGCCTTCGCCCTCGAGCCGCACGCGTTCCGCAAGAACCTGGGGGCCGTGCTCATCTACGCGGGTCCTGCGCTGCTCGTCGCGGCGGGGCTCACGGCCGCGCTGGTGGTCGGGCTCACCCACGGCACCTGGAGCTGGACCTGGCCGGCCGCACTCGTCTTCGGCGCGCTGATCAGCGCCACGGACCCGGTCGCGGTCGTGGCCATTCTGCGCGAGGTGGGCGCCCCCAAGCGGCTCAGCCTGCTGATCGAGGGGGAGTCGCTGCTGAACGACGGGACCGCCATCGTGCTGTTCACCGTGCTGTTGAGCGCCTGGGTGTCTGGCGAGGCGCTGGACCCCGCGCACGCGCTCGGGCACTTCGCGTGGGTGGTGCTGGGCGGCGTCGGCGTTGGTCTCGCGCTGGGGAGCGTCGTCATCGCGTGGCTCGACCGCACGTTCAACGACCCGCTGGTGGAGATCACGCTGACCGTGGTGACCGCCTACGCCGCGATGATCGTGGCCGAGGCGCTGCTGCACGTCTCGGGCGTGCTCGCCATCGTGACGGCGGGCATCTTGGTGGCGGGTCCCGGGAGGGCGCGCATCAGCCCGTCCGTCGCCCACTTCCTGCACGAGTTCTGGGAGATGCTGGCCTACCTGGCCAACACGCTGATCTTCTTCCTGGTGGGCGTGCTGGTCGCCGCCAACGTGGGGGTCTCGTCCCTCGAGACGCTCTGGCTGTCGGCTCTCGTGTTCGTGGGCGTCGTCGCGGTGCGCTTCGTCGTGGTGTTCGCGGCGCTCCCTCTCGCCAACCGGACCGTCGCGCGCCCGGTCGACGCGCGACAGGCCACGCTCATCGCGTGGAGCGGGCTGCGGGGCGCCGTGTCCCTCGCGCTCGCGCTGCTGGTCAGCCAGCGCAGCGATGTGGACCCGCTGGTCGGGCAGCAGATCCTGCAGGTGACGGTGCTGGTGGTGCTGGGGACCATCGTAGTCAACGGCAGCACCACGGGATGGCTGCTGCGTCGCCTGGGGCTCGCGCAGGAGGGGCCCGCAGAGACGGTGGCCGCGCTCTCGGCCGAGGTCTCGGCGCTCGCCAGCGTGCAGGAGCGCGCTGTCGAGGCCGCGCAGCGGGGCGGGCTCCGCGGGTTGCCCTGGCCGTCCGCGTTGGCGGCGCTCCAGACCCGCCGCCTCGCTGCGGACACCGACCTGCGGCGCGCCCACGAGGTGCTCGCGCGCTCGGGCGCCCGCGAGATCGCCGAGAACGCGTGGCGCGCCGCCCTGGCCATCGAGCGCAGCACGTACCGTCGCGAGTTCGCCAGCGGTACGCTGGGAGCGGAGGCGCTCACCTGGCTGGAGCATGAGCTCGACGTCCACGGTGACCTCGTGGAGGCGGGCGACTTCCAGCGCGTGCCACGCCTCGACGCGCGACCCTCCATGCGGCTGATCGACCGCGTGCTGCGCAACCTGGGTGTGCCCTTCGGACGCTACGCGTTCCGGCGCATGCGCGTGCGCTACGACATCGCGCGGGTCTGCGTCACCGCGGCGACGGCCACCGAGCGCTGGCTCGCCGAGCGCGAGGGCGAGTTCCCACCGGACGTGCAGGCGTCGCTGCTGGCGGCGTACCGGGAATACCACGCCGAGGCGCGCGCGGCGCTCGAGGACCTGCGCGTGAACCTGCCCGAAGTGACGGAGGCCATCGAGCGGCGCCTGCTCGAGCGCGTGATGCTGGGCTTCGAGCAGCAAGCCTACGCCGGGCTGGACCGTGACGGGCGCCTGGCCGAGTCGCTGGCCCTCGCGACGTCGAAGGACGTCCAGAAGCGCCTTTTGCGGCTCTACTTCCAGGACGCCACGGTGCCGCTGCGCGAGACGGCGGAGCTGTGCCGCAGCGCGCCGCTCTTCCGCGAGGTCGACGACGACACCATGCGTCGCCTCGCCGAGATCACCGTCGAGCAGGTGGTCGACCCCGGCGAGTGGCTGTTCCACCAAGGCGACCCCGGTGACAGCATGTTCGTCGTGGCGCGCGGCGCGGTGGAGGTCTTGGACGAGGGCGGCGACGAGCCGCAGCGCATCGCCACGCTGGGTGGTGGCGACGTCTTGGGCGAGATGTCGCTGCTGTCGGGCGAGCCGCGCAACGCCGGCGCGCGCGCGCTCACGCTGGTCACGGTGGGGCGCGTGACCCGCTCCGACTTCGAGCGGTCGATGGAGGAGCGCCCCGCCATGCGGGACGTCATCTGGACGGCGTACACCCAGCACGCGCGCGCGAACGCCACGCGGGCGGAGGAGCGGAGCTCATGA